A window of the Henckelia pumila isolate YLH828 chromosome 3, ASM3356847v2, whole genome shotgun sequence genome harbors these coding sequences:
- the LOC140888025 gene encoding uncharacterized protein, producing MAGAPPRTRNNNNNNQGDNSNPPPRINLSREDLVAIAAIVATTIQGMGNINGNGNGNPPPPPPAQNGVKFHYEALPKNQNEMFKGDADPEVGRNWMKKMEDQLRLLEIPEALKVEVTIPFLEDKARKWWEAVSPAMLAVGAITWQQFRTAFLKQYFPAEVKMQKLNDFENLTQTPDMTVVEYTSKFNELGSYAPTIMGDDDMKLYRFKKGLNSRIQSALAVYQPANFVNLMGAAIRAESDIKRRENDFHNKRPLTGQSSSHKHVSKHSNNSDESIKETYAAPNCPQIKLCPTCNLRHEGECRRNTGAYFNCGKFGHRIAQCPETMKART from the coding sequence ATGGCCGGAGCACCCCCTAGAACtcgcaacaacaacaacaacaaccagGGGGATAATTCGAACCCACCTCCAAGAATCAACCTAAGTAGAGAAGACCTTGTAGCTATTGCAGCAATAGTGGCAACAACTATACAAGGGATGGGAAACATTAACGGAAACGGCAATGGCAATCCgccacctccaccacctgctcAGAATGGAGTCAAATTCCATTACGAGGCTCTTCCCAAGAACCAAAATGAAATGTTCAAAGGGGATGCCGATCCAGAAGTGGGACGAAATTggatgaagaagatggaggaccAACTTCGTTTACTTGAAATTCCTGAAGCACTAAAAGTAGAGGTGACGATTCCTTTTCTGGAGGACAAAGCAAGGAAATGGTGGGAAGCCGTTTCACCTGCTATGCTAGCTGTGGGAGCAATCACATGGCAACAGTTCCGTACCGCATTTTTGAAGCAGTACTTTCCAGCTGAAGTTAAAATGCAGAAGCTGAACGATTTTGAGAATCTTACGCAAACACCAGACATGACAGTGGTGGAATACACTTCCAAGTTTAATGAGCTTGGGTCCTATGCCCCAACAATTATGGGAGACGATGATATGAAGTTGTATCGTTTCAAGAAGGGGTTGAATAGTCGTATACAATCGGCATTAGCAGTTTATCAGCCTGCCAACTTTGTGAATTTGATGGGAGCGGCCATCCGAGCTGAATCGGACATCAAGCGTCGTGAGAATGACTTCCACAACAAACGACCTCTGACGGGCCAATCTTCTTCACACAAACATGTGTCCAAGCATTCGAACAATTCTGATGAATCCATCAAGGAAACTTATGCTGCTCCAAACTGTCCACAGATCAAGCTATGCCCCACCTGCAACCTCCGACATGAAGGGGAATGTCGTCGAAACACTGGTGCCTATTTCAACTGTGGAAAATTCGGACACCGAATTGCTCAATGTCCCGAAACCATGAAGGCAAGGACATGA